attttggagAAAGGTTTATTACCATGTAACAAAATAAGCACACATACATGCGCACACACAGGTACATATGGAAAATTTTATGgactaatttttattcataacaTGAATACTTTGTGCTTATATAGCACTgagtttttcaaaatacattcagtTACCTccatatctcattgtggtgtaACTGTATTCTATAAAAtgtaggtatttatttttatgcattctcAATCAGAGAAGTTTGATTACTAACTTGTATTGGAAgagaatttctgattttgtttatagaCTTTCTCAAAGTTAGGAAATAACCAGGAAGAACCCATtcacatagatgtttatagctATTAATTGGCATTAAATACTGTTTAATGttggttgatttcaagttttcagGATAATCTTAGTATTTTTGCTCTACAAATGATCTTATGTCGGCTAAGCCTGGAATACTCCTACTTCACACAGATAATAGGTGATAATCGGGAGAAGTTTTATGTGTGTAAGACAGACCCAGTTGCTGTGTCCAAGTTGAAGACACACTGTGGCTTGACTCCTGtctgcatctctgacttcgttttctactgttttgttcttttctctttacactGTGATGACGCAGAATGGCTTGAAGTTCTCATCCACCCAgtgctatttaatttcttttgtctttatgctTGCTTTTCCTTCGAAGGAATCCCTTCTAGCCTTTACCCCCAGCCTAATTTCTTCTGGCGTTGTAGGATTTAGCTCAGGAGCTAATGGCTCTAGAATGTTTCCCCTGGCCTCTAGTTTGGACCAAGTGCTTTTCCAGCACCCAGAGCATACCTGTGTCTTAATGagtactgttttattttaaaattatttgcttgTGCCTTTCTTGCTTACCAAACATGAAGCCTAACAGGGCAACAGACTATTGATGTTCCCATGATCATATTAGAATGTCATAGTTTCTCAAAAAGTGTTTGTTGAGTTATTTTTGATAATATGTGTAAAAACGCCATCCCCAGAGGCCCACCTCTGAAGACAATTTGGTGGACTGGACCGTCCTCAGGGCCACCTTGGGAAGCTTATACTGAAGATGGCAGGGCCACATGAGGAAAGGAGCCCTGTTCACCGTGTCACCCCAGGAGAGTCACTTCCACCCAGGAACACTTGGATTGAATGAGGACATATTGTCTCAACCAAAATCCATAAAATGTTAAGATTGCCAGTTCATATTGATGACTCTTGAGTTGTTTGGATTGGAATCCTGGTCTCTTAGTTCATACCTTTAGGGACACCCTTCAGTCTTTGCCCTTGCTTGTCCCCAGTGACCAACcagaaggacagagggagcctCAGACTAGGAAGATTGGGGAGCTGTGTGGGCAGTCCCAGGTGTCCCTGCACAGAAGGAAACTTGAAAACAGGAGGAGAGTGGGCCTCACCCAGGGATGGCCCCCACCACTTGTTCTTGTGCACAGAAAGGGACATGGCCTGGCCCTGCTTTGTCCCCTAGGTGTGCTGTAGGGCCAGGTGGGCCtcgactggcagagccaggctgccatCAGCCCTGTGGacctcccccagtgcctggagAAGTGAGACCCCTTCTACTTTCAGAGCTCACTTAGGGGTCTGTTTCCTAGACCCtagctggcctcccctcccccaaccaactGACACACCCTGGTTCCAGCCACCTGTTTACTTTGGAGATGGAACACTCCTCAGGGTTCCGAGCGGTCAGTTGTGGCCCACAGGGCACTGGCACTCAGAGGCACAGCTGCGGAGCTCTCCCCAGCCATGGAGGGCCTGCTGCCTGCCATCGCGTCCACTTTCCAGCTGATCCTGGGGCACCTGTGGTGTGCTCTGCTGGTGATTTCGGACAGCTTGAGCCAGGGTCCAGGTCTCCCTGCGTTCCACTGGGAGGTCCTGGTAtgtactgtggtggtggctttgATAGTCAAGACAGGACATATTTTCAGAAGAGGGAAGTCTCCAGGTGAAAGGTGTTCTGCCTTCGGTGAAGTCAGTGGAGAATGTGGGGAGAATACCGGATCTGAGAACCGAGCCGTGGAAGCCCTTCAGTGCCCTCGGGTGGAGGCCAGTCCTCTCCCCTTACAAACCTTGTGCTTGGCAGCGATGAATACAATCCTGAGCACATCAGCACTTCAGGACACTGtcgaccttctggaaaaggctttGAAGAGCCTGCCTGTTAAAGTCTCCAAAGCAACTGATGAAGAGGAACATCAGGAAAGAGCCAGATGGTtgcagcaacaaaagcaaattgAGGAAGAGCTTCCAGGAGAAATCCTCTCCCTCCAAACCGAGGAAGCAACTTTGCAGCACGAAAACACCAAGCTTGAAGGTGAGATTCAGCAGCTGAAGCTCAAACTTCAAAATCTGCATGAGCTACATGATGAAGAAGTTGGGCCACTTTACATAAAATTCTTTGAGGAGGAAAGGGTCTGCTCCGAGTTGAAGAAGAAGCTCCTCAACGTGTGCTGGGAGATGAACTCCACGTACCAGCttcgcaacctctacaagaagaTGGCTGAAGACCTGGCCCAAGAAGTGAAGACGTGCACTTCCTACTATCACAAGGAGAACCTCTTCCAGATGCAAAGAGCCAAAGAAAGCTGGAGGGCAGCCGTGTTGGCGGAGAGAAAGCTCGAGGAGCTAAGAAGACAAAACGAGCACAACAGGCAAAGGCTGGCCATGTTGGAGGCCTCGTTCCAGCCTTTGCCAAGAGGCAattttcctccagctgctcctcccacggtccccagaggcccagaagTGTGGGGGATCCCCTGGGCCGGTAGGACCCCCCCAGGAAGGAGGATGGCCCTGCCATGaggcctcaggggcctggggtcaccTGCAGATTGGACTCAGCATCCACAGCAGCTGGGCCTTCAGCACCCCAGCCACAGCAGGACATCTGCACGGGTGTTctcttttcaaaggaattttgattttttctgtttttagtttagcTCCTATTACTTACTTAATTATTCTTATTCAACTAGATAAAGCATTCTAATGTGTAaggtattttttcaaataaagtttcatttaataCATTGCTTATCAATTGCATTCTCTGTCCTTGGACCCTCTAGAATAAGACAGTATAAGGATTGAGTTTAGATTTAAATGAAAGGTCACTATTCATTAAGCCATCATTAGAGTAGGACATAGAGatgtagaaaacaataaagactgTTTCTGTGTGCTCTGAGCCGTTATTAGGAATCTGTGAAGTGACAATATTTGCCTGAATGAATTAGATTGTTAGTAAAAACCAatggaaatgcaggaaaaaaaaagagacttcaaCATACTCCCGTTGACatttcataatgttttgatttattcctaaatttatagattaatttagagggtaattttagataatttgcactctgttttttgttctgtaattttttaaatctttgttgtaTTGTTTAAGATAGTGTTTCTTGCCAAAACATTTCTCAATGTTTTGCAGTGCATTTTATGCAGTTTTCCCTTGGTGGCAATCACAtatgcacccccccccccacacacacacagacacgcacaagCTACAGTACAGATGTAGAATACTGTGTTATTTCAGTAcctaaggaaaatgtaaaattaagagattcaattttgaaaaattatttaaaataaataaaagaaaaagatcatgcaATCCACCGCCATGTACACAAAAGAATCCTAAGTCCTGtacacagaaaaggagaggtgCCTGATGTACCCGACAAAATTCCCAGTACAAACACTTCACCCCAATGgtgcagatgaagagactgagatgCAGCCATTTCCGGAgctgagacagggaggagggaagggccaggGATGCGGGGCTCCCGGGGGCCAGCGAGAGGGAAGCTGTttccagccctgggctggagggaggaggggaaatggtgTCCTCTGGGCCCATGAGGGGCTGTCAGGGGCACAGGGGAGACTGCCCCCGCCCTCTGCCCTCCTGACGTCCCACCTCCTGCTGGAGCCTGGGAGCCCCCCAGAGGCCCGGGCAGCGCAGGCAGAGGAGTCAGCCTGGGCACAGAGCCGGCCAGAGAGGGGACCCGAAGGAATCTGGAGAGCGACCAGCACACTTGACTCTGCTGAATCTCAAGTGCCAGGGTTTcattgccttccttcccatccATTGTTTTGTTACATGTGGAGCTTCTGTGATGTCTTCTGCGCTGTTCCAGGTGTTTAAGATGCAGTGATGGACAAAACGGTCTAACGAGGCCTGGGGACCcgcagcttacattctagcaaggGACGAGGtcacataataaagaaaaagagatgaaggagGGAAATACGTGCTCTACAGACGATTCCTATAGGGGGATGGTAAGGGCGGTGACAGGCTAACACTCAGTGGGGGACATTTATGCTGAGATGAAAGGTAAGAGGAGTTAGTCTGGGAGATCATGggcagaatgttccaggcagacagaacaggaagtacagaggcctgagaggtggcttctggggCAGTGGAAATGGGACTAagatgagggggaggggaggtgggcagggagcagggcccacAGCAGAGATGTCTCTGTAGTGCAGGGGAGTGACACCAGGGAAGGGTGTAGacctggaggggagacagggtGGCTGGGGACATAGTGTGATGTGCTTTCTACACAGATGTCTGTGGCTGTGGAGACAGTGGAATGTGGGTCGGGGGAGAGGCGCAGCGTTTTGGTGAGGGGTCTCACAGCAGtctgcagggagccctggggctggcactgGGGTGTTTGTCATTCAGATGAGGAGTGTGTGTGACTGTTGAAGAGGAACGAAGGAAGACTGAGAACGCTTCTGATAACCTGTGTATTGCCTGCGCTACTTTAAGGACACCTTTGTACAATCTCTGCAGGGGAATCCGAAAAGAAGGCAGCTGGGCACAGATGAAGTACACCCAGTGAGAAGCCTATTTTTCCAAGGAATAGAGTAGTGAGTAGTCATGCCCATTTGGACATCCATGAGGGTTCGACCATCCCTGAAGGCCCTGGGGATCAGAGGGTCTCACCCCTCAGGCGCTCCCACAACAGGGGCTCCAAGGGCAGCTCCGGAAGGGGCTCGAGGGCACGGTGAGGATTCCCAAGGGTGATGCATCCGCTCCCTGAGTGGAGCCGATAGGATGCTGCTCGTGGAGATGCCAAGATGAACACTCAGTGGACCCCAGCAGAGCGCAGAGCCAGTGGAAGAGGAAGACTCACTGACTAGAAGTGCTCGTGGAGGTGGCGTGTGCACCCACTGCAGGCGCTGTGCCCGGCTCTCTAACTGTCCCTGCAGCAGGCTGGGCGGTgggtgggaggtcagggaggggtctctggaggaggtggccctgagCTGAATGCTGAGGGAAAAGGAGTTATCCGCAGTGCATTACACACTTTCCGGGGCACAGGAATCACTTGGAGATCTGGTTACAGGGCAGATCCCAGTTCATCAGGTCCTGAGTGGGTCTGTGACTGCCCTGCTCCCCAGTGATATCCATGCTTGGACTGGACATAGAATagcaaggatcttgagatgactGTGGGGAAAAGTGTGGGAAAGATAAAGGGGGAAGCACCATTTCTGGCCACATTTCAGCCCAGGCACAGACGCGAAGCTCCAAAcagcctgggagagcagaggtAGAACTTATGCAAGTGACCTGCCCCAAATTACCCTCTGAAACACTCCTATCTCCCATGGATGGGTCCTGTCCCAAGTTCACGTCCTGTTTCAGAGGAGCATGAGGAACCAAACACTTGGGGTCACTCTTGGGGAAGCCAGCCATGGAGGACCTGCTTTCCCTCCAGAATGCCCTAGTCAGTCGGTAGCTCCACCTTCCCGGCTCGCACAGCCCAGGCACCTGGGAACCCCTCCTGACCTGTTCCTCGTCCTCACCCTCTCCATGCAATGCATCGGGCAGTCCATAGATTATGCCTTCAAActccctctgttctctccatctctgccaacACCCTCCTGTACAGACCACCACTCTGTCTCCTGCCTGGGTCACTGTCGCTCTGCTGACTGTCCTGCCTATGGGGCCCAGGTCACCATGCATCCTCCCATTGACCTCCTCTCGGCAGACACAGCAGACTCTTTAACCCATGACCCAGGCAGGGCCAGAACAAAGCCAGGCTTGGACGTGCGTGTGATGAAGGTGCGGctgacccctgccctcagccccctgtctcctgcctctgggtCATGGACGGCAAGGGTGAGCACACATCCCAGTGCAGCCTGGACAGCTCAGGCGGTACTTGGTGGGTGCCTGGCATGTTATGGATAGCTCCCCTTTTCACTCATAAAATGGCTCCAGTTCTGACAAGAAATTTGATGGCCGCCAAACTAATACCTTGCATGAGTTCAAACTTTTCCAAACAGtagtgcaaaatttaaaaaaaaaatacaagctcATGAGAAAATAGACAGCATGATTTCGATCTAAATCCAAATGCAACCCTGGACAGTCATGAAGTTCTATGCCCAAAACAGGGCTCCTAGAAAGACTGCACACGGAGGAAGATAGGGAGGTAGTGACCTTCTCCTTTGGGGCCCCTCCTTGCcaggctctgattcagtggcTCTTGGGTGGGaccccaaaatttgtattttttccaagtCTCTCTCAGGGTTCTGATGCATGGCAAAGATGAACTACATTGTCGTAAGCCATCAACTCTAGGCCTATGTTGAAAGGGCCTGTGCCTTCCTCTGATCCAGCACTTGGGTCCCTCGCTTCCGACAGCTCATGACCTCCTGTTCTAAGATGTCATCAGTATGTCCTTTCATATCCactctctgtccttctccaccTGCTGTCTGCTGCCGACCTGTAGGGTGTTGGCCACAAGCAGATTCATATCCTTCCAGCTCCCTTTGGAGTCACCAATGGGGAAGCCCAAGAACagactggagggaggcaggagtgtgaGCCCAAGCATTGAACCTCCTGGCTACTTCCTGAAAAGATGGCCTTGCGCTGGCTCCGTCTGTGGCTAGAGGCCC
This sequence is a window from Equus caballus isolate H_3958 breed thoroughbred chromosome 12, TB-T2T, whole genome shotgun sequence. Protein-coding genes within it:
- the LOC138916635 gene encoding cTAGE family member 2-like isoform X1 translates to MEGLLPAIASTFQLILGHLWCALLVISDSLSQGPGLPAFHWEVLVCTVVVALIVKTGHIFRRGKSPGERCSAFGEVSGECGENTGSENRAVEALQCPRVEASPLPLQTLCLAAMNTILSTSALQDTVDLLEKALKSLPVKVSKATDEEEHQERARWLQQQKQIEEELPGEILSLQTEEATLQHENTKLEGEIQQLKLKLQNLHELHDEEVGPLYIKFFEEERVCSELKKKLLNVCWEMNSTYQLRNLYKKMAEDLAQEVKTCTSYYHKENLFQMQRAKESWRAAVLAERKLEELRRQNEHNRQRLAMLEASFQPLPRGNFPPAAPPTVPRGPEVWGIPWAGRTPPGRRMALP